CTTTAAACGCCGGGATGTTGGCCGCAAGCGATAACCCATCGGCTCCGGACGCTTGGGCCGCGCTGCGCGCGGTGTCCGGCCAACGGCCGGGGCTACGAATTGTTACGGGCCCATTGGGATCCGGATCAATCAACCATGGGCCCCGAACCGTTACAGGCCCGGTGGGTTCCAGATGGCCACCGATCCAAACAAAAAAGGCGCCAACGGCGCCTTTTTGCCTATCCCCGCTCCAGATACTGGAGCTTGTCCGGCTTGCCGTCCCACTCGCCGGCATCGGCGGGCGGGTCCTTGCGCACGGTCAGTACCGGCCAGGCCTTGGCCAGCTCGGCGTTGAGTTCCACGAACTTTTCCTGCCCGGCGGGCACGTCGTCTTCGGGGAAGATCGCGTTGACCGGGCATTCGGGCTCGCACAGGGTGCAGTCGATGCACTCATCCGGGTCGATCACCAGGAAGTTCGGGCCTTCGTGGAAGCAATCCACGGGGCACACTTCCACGCAATCGGTGTGTTTGCACTTGATGCAGTTTTCAGTGACGACAAAGGGCATGGCTGGATCTGGATCCGACAGTAAGCCGGACAATTCTAGAACAGTTGTGGCTTTGTCGCAGTGCACGATGCGCCGGAGCCGGTGGGTGCGGTTAGATGCCGATGCCTACCGGTAGACACCCGGGCGGCCAAGACGCAGGCAGATCAGGCCCTGGCAGCCCTTTGTGGGCAGGCAGGGCGTGTGAGAACCTGCCGGACGAGACCCCGCTGCGCTGACCCGTTGCTGTCCCACTCCTGCCAGGACCCTTCATGTCCACCACACTTGCAGCCAACGCCGCCCGCGGCGAGAACACCTCCTTCATCGTGCTGATCAGCTGCGTCGCCACCATCGGCGGCTTCCTGTTCGGCTTCGACAGCGGCGTCATCAACGGCACCGTCGATGGCCTCAAGCAGACCTTCCAGTCCAGCGAGGCCGGGATCGGCTTCGAGGTCGCCTCCATGCTGCTGGGCTGCGCGATCGGCGCCTTCTTCGCCGGCCGTCTGGGCGACCGCCTCGGCCGGCGCGGGGTGTTGATCATCGCCGCCGTCATGTTCCTGCTGTCGGCACTGGGCGCCGGCTCGGCGCACAGCTCGCTGGCGTTCGTGATCGCGCGCGTGATCGGCGGCTTCGCGGTGGGCGCCGCCAGCGTGATGTCGCCGGCCTACATCGCCGAGGTGGCTTCGGCCCGGTACCGCGGGCGCTTGGCCACCGTGCAGCAGATCGCCATCATCAGCGGCCTGTTCTGCGCGTTCCTGAGCAACTTCCTGCTGGCCCGCGCTGCCGGCGCCTCCACCGAGCCGCTGTGGCTGGGCCAGGAAGCCTGGCGCTGGATGTTCTGGATGCAGGCCATTCCGTCGGCCCTGTTCCTGGTGCTGCTGCTGGGGATCCCGGAAAGCCCGCGCTACCTGGTGGTGAAGGGGCGTCGCGCCGATGCGCTGGCCGTGATGACCCGCCTGTACGGCGCGGCCGAGGCCCAGGCCAAGATTGCCGAGATCGAAGGCTCGCTGGCCCAGGACCAGCACCGCCCGCGGCTGTCGGACCTGGTCGACAAGGGCACCGGCAAGCTGCGGACCATCGTCTGGGTCGGCATCGGCCTGGCCGTGTTCCAGCAGCTGGTCGGCATCAACGTGGTGTTCTACTACGGCGCGGTGCTGTGGCAGGCGGTCGGCTTCTCCGAAAACGACGCACTGCTGATCAATGTGCTGTCCGGCGCGCTCAGCATCGGCGCCTGCCTGCTGACCGTGGTGCTGATCGACCGGGTCGGCCGCAAGCCGCTGCTGTGGGTCGGCTCGGTCGGCATGTCGGTGGCGCTGGCGCTGATGGTGGTGGCTTTTGCCAGCGGCACCCTGGCCGATGGCCACCTGCAGCTGTCCGACGGCATGGGACGGCTGGCGCTGGTGGCGGCCAACGTCTACGTGGTGTTCTTCAACATGTCCTGGGGCCCGGTCATGTGGGTGATGCTGGGCGAGATGTTCCCCAACCAGATCCGCGGTTCGGGCCTGGCCGTGGCCGGCGCGGCCCAGTGGACCTCGAACTTCGCCATCACCGTGACCTTCCCGATCCTGCTGGCCGGCATCGGCCTGGCCGGCGCCTACGGCATCTATACGGTGGCGGCGGTGGCCTCGATCTTCTTCGTGCTGCGCTACGTGCGCGAGACCAAGGGCAAGGAGCTGGAGCAGATGGAGGGCTGAGGCCCGGCCCCACAACGCAAAAACCCCGCCTAGGCGGGGTTTTTCGTCGGCTGGCGCGTCAAATGGTGCTCCCTAGGGGACTCGAACCCCTGTTTTAGCCTTGAGAGGGCCACGTCCTAACCTCTAGACGAAGGGAGCATGCTTTGTCGCGAACTGCGCAGCGCGCTAGTATATGGACCTCGATGCCATTGGGCAATCCCGAAACTTCAACCGGAAGCGCCAACATCAATTCCTCCGCTACATCACCGTTCAGTCTGCGCGTGATCCCCCGCGACCAGCACAACATCTCCCGCAAGGACATCAGCCCCAACGCGTTGCGCGTCCTGTACCGGCTGCGCGACTCGGGCTTTGGCGCCTACCTGGTGGGTGGCGCCGTGCGCGACCTGCTGGTCGGCGGCAACCCCAAGGATTTCGACGTGGCCACCGATGCCACGCCGGAGCAGGTCAAGTCGCTGTTCCGCAACTGCCGCCTGATCGGGCGCCGCTTCCGCCTGGCGCACGTGGTGTTCGGCCGTGAAATCATCGAAGTGGCCACCTTCCGCGCCAACATCGACGATGGCAGCGGTGACCGCGAGATGGAAAACGGCATGCTGGTGCGCGACAACGTGTACGGCAGCATCGAAGACGATGCGGTGCGCCGCGACTTCACCTGCAATGCCCTGTACTACGCCATCGAGGATTTC
This is a stretch of genomic DNA from Stenotrophomonas rhizophila. It encodes these proteins:
- a CDS encoding sugar porter family MFS transporter — encoded protein: MSTTLAANAARGENTSFIVLISCVATIGGFLFGFDSGVINGTVDGLKQTFQSSEAGIGFEVASMLLGCAIGAFFAGRLGDRLGRRGVLIIAAVMFLLSALGAGSAHSSLAFVIARVIGGFAVGAASVMSPAYIAEVASARYRGRLATVQQIAIISGLFCAFLSNFLLARAAGASTEPLWLGQEAWRWMFWMQAIPSALFLVLLLGIPESPRYLVVKGRRADALAVMTRLYGAAEAQAKIAEIEGSLAQDQHRPRLSDLVDKGTGKLRTIVWVGIGLAVFQQLVGINVVFYYGAVLWQAVGFSENDALLINVLSGALSIGACLLTVVLIDRVGRKPLLWVGSVGMSVALALMVVAFASGTLADGHLQLSDGMGRLALVAANVYVVFFNMSWGPVMWVMLGEMFPNQIRGSGLAVAGAAQWTSNFAITVTFPILLAGIGLAGAYGIYTVAAVASIFFVLRYVRETKGKELEQMEG
- the fdxA gene encoding ferredoxin FdxA, yielding MPFVVTENCIKCKHTDCVEVCPVDCFHEGPNFLVIDPDECIDCTLCEPECPVNAIFPEDDVPAGQEKFVELNAELAKAWPVLTVRKDPPADAGEWDGKPDKLQYLERG